In the genome of Eggerthella sp. YY7918, one region contains:
- a CDS encoding Tex family protein — MSNIERIIAQELGVSPAQVAAVVSLVDEGNTIPFIARYRKEATGGMDDVALRELDERLTYLRALEARKAEVLHAIDEQGKLTADLREKIEAATVMQRVEDLYKPYKKKRATRASKAREAGLEPLAVLVMAQATTQGDPLALASSYVNAEAGYATPEAALQGAQDIVAETIADDAEHVAALRTLTRRQGALAVEASDANEKTVYESYYDFAEPLSRIPNHRILAINRGEKEGKLKVRVRTDTDAAIEQLERRVVRRSNSVFAGALREAIADSYKRLIAPSLERELRAELTERAQTDAIRVFAKNTESLLSQRPVRGARVIALDPGYRTGCKVAVLDEYGKLLDHGTVYPTPPRREIEQTKHTLADLVRRHRANVIVIGNGTGSRETEEVVADFIAETDAGANLQYTIVNEAGASVYSASKLASEEYPDLDVTTRGAMSLGRRLQDPLAELVKIPPQSIGVGQYQHDLNQATLGRALTGVVENAVNRVGVDLNTASPSLLGYVSGVSVAVAKNIVAYREEHGAFTDRRELKKVPKLGAKAFQNCAGFLRIEGGTNPLDATSVHPESYPVARELLKRAGVKPEALAHGGIPDIARRVGDLTALAQELDVGLPTLRDIIAELEKPGRDPRDDAPPVVFSRSVRDFDDLTPGMELTGTVRNVVDFGAFVDIGVKQDGLVHISKLADRFVRHPSEVVSVGDTVTVWVTGVDKDRGKISLTMVKGKE; from the coding sequence ATGTCAAACATCGAACGCATTATTGCGCAGGAACTCGGAGTGTCGCCCGCTCAGGTGGCAGCGGTTGTGTCACTTGTCGACGAAGGGAACACGATTCCCTTTATCGCTCGTTACCGTAAGGAAGCCACGGGTGGCATGGATGACGTCGCGCTGCGTGAGCTGGACGAGCGACTGACCTACCTGCGTGCGCTTGAGGCGCGTAAGGCCGAAGTGCTGCACGCCATCGACGAGCAAGGGAAACTCACGGCCGACCTGCGCGAGAAGATTGAAGCCGCCACGGTGATGCAGCGTGTGGAAGATCTCTACAAGCCCTACAAGAAGAAGCGCGCCACCCGTGCGTCGAAGGCGCGCGAGGCCGGACTTGAGCCGCTCGCGGTGCTCGTGATGGCGCAGGCCACCACGCAGGGAGACCCCCTCGCGTTGGCCTCATCCTATGTGAACGCTGAGGCGGGATACGCCACCCCTGAGGCAGCCCTTCAGGGTGCGCAGGATATTGTGGCTGAGACTATTGCCGACGACGCGGAGCACGTCGCGGCGCTGCGCACGCTCACGCGCCGCCAAGGGGCACTCGCTGTGGAGGCATCTGACGCAAACGAGAAAACCGTCTACGAATCCTATTACGACTTCGCGGAGCCGCTTTCCCGCATTCCCAACCACCGCATCCTCGCCATCAACCGCGGCGAGAAAGAAGGCAAGCTCAAGGTACGCGTGCGCACAGATACCGATGCTGCCATCGAGCAGCTCGAACGCCGTGTGGTCAGGCGCTCGAACAGCGTATTTGCTGGCGCACTGCGCGAGGCCATTGCCGACAGCTATAAGCGCCTCATCGCACCCTCACTCGAGCGCGAACTGCGCGCCGAACTCACTGAGCGTGCGCAGACCGACGCTATCCGCGTGTTCGCCAAGAACACCGAGAGCCTGCTGTCGCAGCGCCCCGTGCGCGGCGCGCGCGTCATCGCGCTCGACCCCGGCTACCGCACCGGCTGCAAGGTGGCCGTACTCGACGAGTACGGCAAACTGCTCGACCACGGCACTGTCTACCCCACCCCGCCGCGCCGCGAGATCGAGCAAACGAAGCACACCCTGGCCGACCTCGTGCGACGCCACCGCGCAAACGTCATCGTCATTGGCAACGGCACCGGCAGCCGCGAAACGGAAGAAGTCGTGGCCGATTTCATCGCGGAAACCGACGCGGGCGCGAACCTCCAGTACACCATCGTGAACGAGGCGGGCGCGTCGGTGTATTCGGCCTCGAAGCTAGCCAGCGAGGAGTATCCCGACCTCGACGTTACCACGCGCGGTGCCATGAGCCTCGGCCGCCGCCTGCAGGACCCGCTCGCGGAACTCGTGAAGATTCCGCCCCAGTCCATCGGCGTAGGTCAATACCAGCACGACCTCAACCAGGCCACCCTCGGGCGCGCACTCACTGGCGTAGTGGAAAACGCGGTGAACCGCGTGGGCGTCGACCTCAACACCGCCAGCCCCAGTTTGCTCGGTTATGTGTCGGGCGTGAGCGTCGCCGTGGCAAAGAACATCGTCGCCTACCGCGAGGAACACGGCGCGTTCACCGACCGCCGCGAGCTCAAGAAGGTGCCGAAGCTGGGCGCGAAAGCGTTTCAGAACTGCGCCGGCTTCCTGCGCATCGAAGGCGGCACGAATCCACTCGACGCCACGAGCGTCCACCCCGAAAGCTACCCCGTGGCCCGCGAGTTGCTCAAGCGTGCTGGCGTGAAGCCCGAGGCGCTCGCCCACGGAGGCATTCCCGACATCGCTCGGCGCGTGGGCGACCTCACAGCGCTTGCGCAAGAACTAGACGTCGGCCTGCCCACCCTGCGCGACATCATCGCCGAACTGGAAAAGCCCGGCCGTGACCCGCGCGACGACGCGCCACCTGTCGTATTCAGCCGCAGCGTGCGCGACTTCGACGACCTCACCCCCGGCATGGAACTCACCGGCACGGTGCGCAACGTGGTGGACTTCGGCGCGTTCGTCGACATCGGCGTGAAGCAAGACGGCCTTGTGCACATCTCCAAACTCGCCGACCGCTTCGTCCGCCACCCCAGCGAAGTCGTCAGCGTCGGCGACACCGTCACCGTCTGGGTCACCGGCGTGGACAAGGACCGTGGCAAAATTTCCCTCACTATGGTCAAAGGTAAGGAGTAA
- a CDS encoding NAD(P)(+) transhydrogenase (Re/Si-specific) subunit beta produces the protein MNNLIPFSSFNASPEALDVLARFQSLAYILAALLFILALAGLSKQKTAQRGNTLGIIGMAIALVSTIAVALFQDERAVMLTVVLIIGAIAVGACIGVWKASRVQMTEMPQLVAMLHSFVGAAAVLVGFNSFLTNPGVAGDAASAFHMGEVGLAVLIGAVTLTGSIVAYLKLSAKISGNPLTLPGRNVLNLGMLVASIVLIAWFVNTTSVEEGLVPLSILTIISLVLGAHLVLAIGGGDMPVAVSMLNSYSGWAAAMAGFTLGNDLLIITGALVGSSGAYLSYIMCQGMNRSFISVIMGGFGGTATKASSGEAKDYGSHTEITPEEVARLLEEAKRVVITPGYGMAVAQAQYPVAELTRKLIDRGVDVRFGIHPVAGRMPGHMNVLLAEAKIPYDNVFEMDEINDEFGDVDVVLVIGANDTVNPAAETETDSPIAGMPVMRVWEADKVIVSKRSMGNAGYAGVQNPLFYNENTDMLLGDAKASVEAINASLG, from the coding sequence ATGAATAACCTGATTCCCTTCTCGAGCTTCAATGCCTCGCCAGAGGCGCTTGACGTGCTCGCTCGTTTTCAGTCGTTGGCTTACATTCTGGCTGCGCTTTTGTTTATCCTTGCGCTTGCCGGTCTGTCGAAGCAGAAGACCGCGCAGCGTGGCAACACGCTCGGCATCATCGGGATGGCCATCGCGCTTGTGTCCACCATTGCGGTGGCGCTGTTCCAAGATGAACGTGCCGTTATGCTTACCGTCGTTTTGATTATCGGTGCTATTGCGGTCGGTGCCTGCATTGGCGTATGGAAGGCCTCGCGCGTACAGATGACGGAGATGCCGCAGCTTGTGGCTATGCTCCATTCGTTTGTCGGTGCTGCTGCGGTGCTGGTGGGCTTTAATTCGTTTTTGACGAATCCCGGTGTTGCAGGGGACGCAGCCAGCGCTTTTCACATGGGCGAGGTTGGTCTCGCGGTGCTGATCGGCGCAGTGACACTGACGGGGTCGATCGTGGCCTACTTGAAGCTGTCGGCGAAGATTTCGGGCAATCCACTTACGCTGCCCGGTCGTAACGTGCTCAACTTGGGTATGCTCGTGGCTTCCATCGTATTGATCGCATGGTTTGTGAACACGACGAGTGTGGAAGAGGGCCTCGTGCCTCTGAGCATCCTTACCATTATCTCACTTGTTTTGGGCGCGCATCTTGTGCTCGCAATCGGCGGCGGCGATATGCCCGTGGCCGTATCGATGCTCAACTCTTATTCGGGTTGGGCGGCGGCCATGGCGGGCTTCACGCTTGGCAACGACCTGCTTATCATTACCGGCGCGCTCGTGGGTTCTTCGGGTGCATACCTGTCCTATATCATGTGTCAGGGGATGAATCGCTCGTTCATCTCGGTCATAATGGGCGGTTTTGGCGGTACGGCGACCAAGGCATCAAGCGGAGAAGCCAAGGACTACGGCAGTCACACTGAAATCACGCCGGAAGAGGTTGCGCGGCTGCTGGAAGAGGCGAAGCGCGTTGTTATTACCCCTGGTTATGGTATGGCGGTTGCTCAGGCGCAATACCCGGTCGCTGAGCTTACGCGTAAGCTGATAGACCGCGGTGTGGACGTGCGCTTTGGCATTCATCCGGTGGCGGGCCGTATGCCGGGTCATATGAATGTGCTGTTGGCCGAGGCGAAGATCCCCTACGACAACGTGTTTGAAATGGACGAGATCAACGACGAATTCGGCGACGTGGACGTGGTGTTGGTTATCGGCGCGAATGACACGGTGAACCCTGCGGCGGAGACTGAGACGGATTCGCCCATTGCGGGCATGCCGGTCATGCGTGTGTGGGAAGCGGATAAGGTGATTGTGTCCAAACGCTCGATGGGTAATGCGGGGTATGCCGGCGTGCAGAATCCGCTGTTCTACAACGAGAACACCGACATGCTGCTGGGTGATGCCAAAGCTTCGGTTGAAGCCATTAACGCCAGCCTTGGATAA
- a CDS encoding RidA family protein, protein MSGDNVVVGRNTENAPIDPLQSQAVAFSHYNNLSAQLPLDPETGELVEGGVQEQAAQCLNNIEAIVDAIDHVLTDIVRLTVFVKDVRDIDAVDEVFTAFFPTYVPARTNVVVADLPMGARVQMEALITNGEGTIPNAPQAGDLIKLTNSTHEAPISRLSTQTVAFSHYNNITAQLGIDPKTGRLVVGGVREQTAQCLKNIKAILASIDVPLDDIVKVTVFLKDLGDVDAMNEVYSAFFPDSGIARAVGYVPARTVVEVADLEMGALVQVEAVVSHGDGTPPQEIEARHGLIVEANNTDAAPRDPLATQSVAFSHYNNVSAQLGIDPATGALVAGGVREQTAQCLRNIKAIIESVGHTMDDAVKVNIYLRDLADIDAVNEAYAEFFPEGIPARRFVGVGTLPGEALVQIDAIFGNAEGTPPLV, encoded by the coding sequence ATGAGCGGCGACAACGTAGTAGTAGGCAGGAATACCGAGAACGCCCCGATTGACCCCTTGCAGTCGCAGGCGGTCGCGTTTTCGCATTACAACAACCTTTCGGCGCAGCTGCCCCTTGACCCGGAGACGGGCGAGCTGGTGGAAGGTGGCGTGCAGGAGCAGGCCGCGCAGTGCCTGAACAACATCGAAGCTATCGTGGACGCCATCGATCACGTGCTCACCGACATCGTGCGCCTCACGGTGTTCGTGAAGGACGTCCGCGACATCGATGCGGTGGATGAGGTGTTTACGGCTTTCTTTCCCACGTATGTGCCGGCGCGCACTAATGTTGTGGTAGCCGACCTTCCCATGGGTGCACGTGTGCAAATGGAGGCTCTCATTACCAATGGTGAGGGCACTATTCCGAATGCTCCTCAGGCGGGCGACCTCATCAAGCTGACGAATAGCACGCATGAGGCTCCCATCAGCCGTCTGTCCACGCAGACCGTGGCGTTTTCCCATTACAACAACATTACGGCTCAGCTTGGCATCGATCCGAAGACGGGGCGTCTTGTAGTGGGTGGTGTGCGCGAGCAAACGGCCCAATGCCTGAAGAATATCAAAGCCATTTTGGCGAGCATCGATGTGCCGCTGGACGACATCGTGAAGGTGACGGTATTTTTGAAGGACCTCGGCGACGTTGATGCTATGAACGAGGTGTACTCGGCGTTCTTCCCGGATTCAGGCATTGCTCGTGCGGTGGGCTATGTGCCCGCGCGCACAGTAGTTGAGGTTGCTGATCTCGAGATGGGCGCACTCGTGCAGGTGGAAGCCGTGGTGTCGCATGGCGACGGCACGCCGCCGCAGGAGATTGAGGCGCGTCATGGCCTTATTGTGGAGGCCAACAACACCGACGCCGCGCCGCGCGATCCGCTGGCTACGCAGTCGGTGGCGTTCTCGCACTACAACAACGTGTCGGCTCAGCTGGGTATTGACCCGGCCACGGGTGCGCTGGTGGCGGGTGGCGTGCGCGAGCAGACCGCGCAGTGCCTGCGCAACATCAAGGCCATCATCGAGAGCGTTGGCCACACCATGGATGATGCTGTGAAGGTGAACATCTACCTGCGCGACCTCGCCGATATCGACGCTGTGAACGAGGCCTACGCCGAGTTCTTCCCCGAGGGTATTCCAGCCCGCCGCTTCGTGGGCGTGGGTACGCTGCCGGGTGAGGCGCTCGTGCAGATCGACGCCATCTTCGGCAACGCCGAGGGCACCCCGCCGCTCGTGTAG
- a CDS encoding excinuclease ABC subunit UvrA, translating to MRDIDSHAANTFDAVPDRIQVRGARVHNLKEVDVDIPLNRLVGIAGVSGSGKSSLALGVLYAEGSRRYLEALSTYTRRRLSQAGRADVDEVLHVPAALALHQRPSAGGVRSTFGTSTELLNSLRLLFSRVGSHVCPNGHRVPPTLDVAAERPITCPTCGVEFFGPGAEELAFNSDGACPTCDGTGVVREVNEAALVPDETLSIDEGAVLPWGTLMWDLMKQVAGEMGVRTDVPFNQLTPQERDIVFHGPAEKKHILYKAKKTDTFAEMDFTYYNAIYTVENALSKVKDEKGLARVARFLKEGPCPTCHGTRLSEAARNSHVSGINLAQATEMTLGELVTWVDAAPATLPAELRPMATSICESFQHTARRLVDLGLSYLSLDRASATLSTGERQRVQLARAVRNRTTGVLYVLDEPSIGLHPANIDGLLEVMRDLLADGNSIVMVDHDTRILAAADHLVELGPTAGAGGGRVIAEGTVAQIEANPHSRIGGFLSGTETVRVREPIALKHLFDEGCIHLETDALHTVKPLAVDIPRGRLTVVTGVSGSGKTTLVLESLVPALMAHAHDVSLPAHIRHLSAEDIARANLIDASPIGINVRSTVATYANVHDELRRAYARTADAKAAGLKAGDFSYNTGKLRCPVCDGTGSISLDVQFLPDVDITCPSCHGSRYADAAEHIRRLHAHDGGKSFSLPELMAMSVDEALPVTSDLKKVHTKLQTLHDLGLGYLTLGEATPALSGGEAQRLKLASEMGRTQTDAVFVFDEPTIGLHPLDVRTLLEVFQRLVAHGATVIVIEHDLDVIKNADYVIDLGPGGGEEGGRIVAAGTPAQVATNPESITGRYLR from the coding sequence ATGCGAGATATCGACTCCCATGCGGCAAATACCTTCGACGCGGTGCCTGATCGGATTCAGGTACGGGGAGCGCGGGTGCACAACCTGAAAGAGGTTGATGTCGACATTCCGCTCAACCGTTTGGTGGGTATTGCCGGCGTATCGGGATCGGGTAAGTCGTCGCTGGCTCTTGGCGTGCTGTATGCCGAAGGATCGCGGCGCTACTTAGAAGCGCTCTCCACCTACACGCGCCGTCGTCTCTCGCAGGCAGGGCGAGCCGACGTGGACGAAGTGCTGCATGTGCCCGCCGCACTCGCACTTCACCAGCGGCCAAGTGCGGGCGGCGTGCGCAGCACGTTCGGCACCTCAACAGAACTGCTTAATAGCCTGCGGCTTCTGTTCTCACGGGTGGGCAGCCATGTGTGCCCAAACGGCCACCGCGTACCGCCGACGCTCGATGTTGCAGCCGAACGACCCATCACCTGCCCTACCTGCGGCGTGGAATTCTTCGGTCCGGGCGCGGAAGAGCTTGCCTTCAACAGCGACGGAGCCTGTCCCACCTGCGACGGCACAGGTGTGGTGCGCGAGGTGAACGAAGCCGCGCTCGTACCCGACGAAACGCTTTCCATCGACGAGGGCGCCGTTCTGCCATGGGGAACGCTTATGTGGGATCTCATGAAGCAGGTGGCCGGAGAAATGGGCGTACGCACCGACGTGCCCTTCAATCAACTTACGCCGCAAGAGCGCGACATCGTGTTTCATGGCCCTGCCGAGAAGAAGCACATCCTGTACAAGGCGAAGAAAACCGATACGTTTGCTGAAATGGACTTTACGTACTACAACGCCATCTACACGGTAGAAAACGCGTTGTCGAAGGTAAAGGATGAAAAGGGGCTTGCGCGCGTGGCACGGTTCCTGAAGGAAGGACCCTGCCCCACCTGCCATGGCACGCGACTATCGGAAGCGGCCCGCAACTCGCACGTGTCAGGCATCAACCTTGCCCAAGCAACCGAAATGACACTCGGAGAACTTGTGACGTGGGTTGATGCGGCACCTGCAACTCTTCCGGCTGAGCTGCGGCCCATGGCCACAAGCATCTGCGAATCGTTCCAACACACAGCGCGACGGCTTGTGGATTTAGGCCTGAGCTATCTCTCGCTCGATCGCGCAAGCGCGACGCTCTCCACCGGCGAACGCCAGCGCGTGCAGCTGGCGCGTGCTGTGCGCAATCGTACAACCGGCGTGCTCTATGTGCTGGACGAACCGTCCATTGGCCTGCACCCCGCCAACATCGACGGACTTCTGGAAGTCATGCGCGATCTGTTGGCCGACGGCAATTCAATCGTCATGGTGGACCATGATACGCGCATCCTCGCAGCTGCCGATCACCTTGTGGAGCTGGGACCGACCGCGGGCGCAGGCGGCGGACGCGTCATTGCGGAGGGCACGGTGGCCCAGATTGAGGCGAACCCTCACTCGCGCATTGGCGGGTTTCTCTCGGGAACTGAGACGGTACGCGTCCGCGAGCCTATTGCACTCAAGCATCTCTTTGACGAAGGGTGCATTCATTTGGAGACCGATGCGCTTCACACGGTAAAGCCGCTCGCAGTTGACATCCCGCGTGGACGCCTCACGGTGGTCACCGGCGTATCGGGCTCGGGGAAAACCACACTCGTACTGGAAAGCCTTGTACCTGCACTCATGGCTCACGCTCACGACGTATCCCTTCCCGCCCATATTCGTCACCTCAGCGCAGAGGACATCGCACGCGCAAATCTCATCGATGCCTCCCCCATCGGCATCAACGTGCGCTCAACCGTCGCCACCTACGCAAATGTACACGACGAGTTGCGACGCGCCTACGCGCGCACAGCCGACGCAAAAGCAGCAGGTCTAAAGGCAGGCGACTTCTCGTACAACACCGGCAAATTACGCTGCCCAGTCTGCGATGGCACGGGATCCATCAGCCTTGATGTGCAGTTTTTACCCGACGTGGATATCACCTGCCCCTCCTGTCATGGCTCGCGCTATGCAGACGCAGCCGAGCATATCCGCCGCCTGCATGCCCATGATGGAGGCAAGAGCTTTTCACTTCCTGAGCTCATGGCGATGAGCGTAGATGAAGCGCTCCCCGTCACCAGTGATCTCAAGAAGGTCCATACCAAACTGCAAACGCTTCACGACTTAGGCTTGGGATATCTCACCCTTGGCGAAGCAACCCCCGCACTTTCGGGCGGTGAAGCACAGCGCCTGAAACTGGCCAGCGAGATGGGACGCACGCAAACAGATGCGGTCTTCGTCTTCGACGAACCGACCATCGGTCTGCATCCGCTCGACGTGCGCACGCTTTTGGAGGTGTTCCAGCGTCTGGTGGCTCACGGCGCTACCGTCATTGTTATCGAACACGATCTTGATGTCATCAAAAATGCCGACTACGTGATTGACCTCGGCCCCGGCGGTGGCGAAGAGGGCGGCCGCATCGTAGCCGCCGGAACACCCGCCCAAGTTGCGACCAATCCCGAAAGCATCACAGGAAGATACCTTCGCTAG
- a CDS encoding Re/Si-specific NAD(P)(+) transhydrogenase subunit alpha, giving the protein MRIGIPNESYAGQVLVAASPDAVGKLVKLGYTVCVEAGAGKHADFYDESYREAGAEVVDASVAWASDIVICLDTPSDDKLALIKQGATLIARMNPGANPGLVKTLSAMGVTALAMDAVPRISRAQSLDVRSSMMNVAGYRAVIEAANVFGRLFSGQVTAAGKVPPAKVYVIGVGVAGLAAIGTAASMGSIVSATDVRPEVADQVESLGGSFVEIPVKQESSDGYAKEMSDDQQQLVLKVYTEQAAKNDIVITTAQIPGRPSPLLLTEEAVRGMKPGSVIIDMGASEQGSNCALTKPGEVVRTENDVTIVGYTDLPGRLPSQASQLYGQNIVNLFKLVTPEKDGVLQLNEEDEVIRGMTVTLEGEIMWPPPPVKVSAAPQKKEDVAAVAPEAEAAEKPAWKKWWWKIALAVLGVALIMTAPSQMTSHFIVFELAVVVGFYVITSVTHALHTPLMSVTNAISGIIIVGAILLAGSDNPIVAVLSVIAMAIAAINVFGGFLVTHRMLKMFQRSSGNE; this is encoded by the coding sequence ATGCGAATAGGTATTCCGAACGAATCGTACGCCGGTCAAGTTCTGGTTGCGGCTTCGCCCGATGCGGTGGGGAAGCTCGTCAAACTTGGCTATACGGTGTGCGTCGAAGCGGGCGCAGGAAAGCACGCTGATTTCTATGACGAGAGCTATCGCGAAGCGGGCGCAGAGGTGGTTGACGCAAGCGTGGCATGGGCCTCGGATATCGTCATCTGTCTTGACACGCCCTCCGACGACAAGCTTGCGCTTATCAAACAGGGCGCGACGCTGATTGCGCGTATGAATCCCGGGGCGAATCCGGGTTTGGTCAAAACGCTGTCTGCGATGGGTGTGACTGCTCTTGCTATGGACGCGGTGCCGCGTATCTCTCGCGCGCAATCGCTTGACGTGCGTTCCTCCATGATGAACGTCGCAGGATATCGCGCCGTCATCGAGGCTGCTAACGTGTTCGGCCGCTTGTTCTCGGGCCAAGTGACTGCTGCGGGCAAGGTGCCGCCCGCCAAGGTGTATGTGATCGGCGTAGGTGTGGCGGGTCTAGCCGCCATCGGTACCGCCGCCTCAATGGGTTCGATTGTGTCGGCCACCGACGTCCGCCCCGAAGTGGCCGATCAAGTGGAGTCACTGGGCGGTTCGTTCGTCGAGATTCCAGTCAAGCAGGAATCCTCTGACGGCTACGCCAAGGAAATGTCAGATGATCAGCAACAACTCGTATTGAAGGTGTACACCGAACAAGCCGCAAAAAATGACATTGTCATCACGACGGCTCAAATCCCCGGTCGTCCGTCTCCGCTTTTGTTAACAGAAGAGGCGGTACGAGGCATGAAGCCGGGTTCGGTCATCATCGACATGGGTGCTTCCGAACAGGGTAGCAACTGCGCACTCACGAAGCCGGGTGAAGTGGTACGCACGGAAAACGACGTGACCATCGTCGGTTACACCGATCTGCCGGGCCGGCTTCCCAGTCAGGCATCGCAGCTGTACGGCCAAAACATCGTGAATCTGTTCAAACTCGTCACGCCTGAAAAAGACGGCGTGTTGCAGCTCAACGAGGAGGACGAGGTCATCCGCGGCATGACGGTGACCCTGGAAGGCGAGATCATGTGGCCGCCACCGCCGGTCAAGGTGTCGGCAGCTCCTCAGAAGAAGGAAGACGTTGCAGCTGTTGCTCCGGAAGCCGAAGCGGCAGAAAAGCCTGCCTGGAAGAAGTGGTGGTGGAAGATTGCGCTGGCGGTACTGGGTGTGGCGCTGATCATGACGGCGCCATCGCAGATGACAAGCCACTTTATCGTATTTGAGCTCGCGGTTGTTGTGGGCTTCTATGTCATCACGAGCGTGACGCATGCGCTCCACACGCCGCTCATGTCGGTGACGAACGCCATCTCGGGCATCATCATCGTCGGTGCCATCCTGTTAGCGGGTTCGGATAATCCGATAGTTGCTGTGCTTTCTGTTATCGCTATGGCTATTGCCGCCATCAACGTGTTCGGCGGTTTTCTTGTGACCCATCGTATGCTTAAGATGTTCCAAAGGAGCTCCGGAAATGAATAA